The following coding sequences lie in one Chionomys nivalis chromosome 8, mChiNiv1.1, whole genome shotgun sequence genomic window:
- the LOC130880050 gene encoding serine protease FAM111A-like, translating into MQRKNMEILRYFSQVPKEQNDPIISQRKRECRKRPKEVIKNQDQRSHCDQKAPQVQNSFQNTTITITFGVNHAVCEVADKGTGSLYEALNTLDLVKREIEKQPGKEMLVCGKEGIEGYINLGMPLRCFPQGSHVVITFSETESEKKEDNEVCGRFDQSSVECVVFYIHAVGNGEQRILRCRELHEEGTKLCVYGFKGETIKTTLRKDGRFRSFVESDHWKLITNGTIIANSQPVDVLEGKLFQIDVERKKNPWKAVATQKSELENRNFTILKEYIVNLYPTLKREQEELRTYIKEESEKRENTSLLKAHRENFRKLTQSSIPGKVLKLLSQLSDSVGFIVWNNNGNRGSATCFLFKGLYIFTCRHVIDDIVGEGIEPSKWADIIGQCIRVTFDFQVFPVKEDSYHFVEPWFEVSDVTLDYAVLKLKERGQHIPTGLGNGTPSESLSGFLFMIGHPDGKYKVVDGCTVMPAGKQRRECEDIRGREAVGSRDPMQYIYMYTQRSFQENVHEPGVVAWDNTFYCGSSGSPVFDSKGSLIAMHTAGFICEYESGVSSIIELGSSMKHILDDIKQKHEKWYNEICVFNGM; encoded by the coding sequence GTCCCCAAGGAGCAGAATGATCCCATaatttctcaaaggaaaagagaatgtaGAAAAAGACCAAAGGAGGTGATCAAAAACCAGGACCAAAGATCACACTGTGATCAAAAAGCTCCACAAGTTCAGAACTCTTTCCAAAATACAACAATTACCATCACCTTTGGTGTAAACCATGCAGTCTGTGAGGTAGCAGATAAGGGGACAGGGAGCTTATATGAGGCACTGAACACCCTTGACCTTGTCAAAAGAGAGATAGAAAAACAGCCAGGCAAAGAAATGCTGGTGTGTGGCAAAGAAGGAATAGAAGGGTACATAAACCTTGGTATGCCCCTCCGTTGTTTTCCACAAGGCAGCCATGTGGTCATTACATTTTCCGAAACTGAAagtgagaagaaagaagacaatgaAGTGTGTGGCCGCTTTGACCAGTCATCTGTTGAGTGCGTTGTATTTTACATTCATGCAGTCGGGAATGGGGAGCAAAGAATTTTGAGGTGCAGGGAACTTCACGAGGAGGGCACCAAACTCTGTGTCTATGGCTTCAAGGGAGAGACCATCAAGACCACTCTGAGGAAGGATGGCAGGTTTCGCTCCTTTGTAGAGAGTGACCATTGGAAACTCATTACCAATGGCACCATCATAGCAAACAGCCAGCCAGTTGATGTGTTAGAGGGTAAGCTCTTTCAGATTGatgttgagagaaagaagaacCCTTGGAAGGCAGTGGCAACTCAGAAATCTGAGTTAGAGAACAGAAACTTCACTATATTAAAAGAATACATTGTGAATTTGTACCCCACATtgaaaagagaacaggaagaacTGAGAACATACATCAAGGAAGAGAGTGAGAAAAGAGAGAACACTTCCTTACTCAAAGCACATAGAGAAAACTTCAGGAAGCTGACCCAAAGCTCCATCCCAGGTAAAGTCCTCAAACTTCTTTCCCAGCTCAGTGACTCAGTTGGGTTCATAGTTTGGAACAACAATGGAAACAGAGGTAGTGCTACTTGCTTCCTTTTTAAAGGGCTGTACATTTTCACTTGCCGACATGTAATAGATGACATAGTAGGGGAAGGCATAGAGCCAAGTAAGTGGGCAGATATAATTGGGCAGTGTATAAGAGTGACGTTTGATTTTCAAGTGTTCCCTGTCAAAGAAGACAGCTATCATTTTGTTGAACCTTGGTTTGAGGTGTCTGATGTCACTCTTGACtatgctgtcctgaaactgaagGAAAGAGGACAGCACATCCCTACAGGACTCGGTAATGGAACACCTTCTGAATCACTTAGTGGATTTCTATTTATGATTGGTCATCCAGATGGAAAATATAAGGTTGTTGATGGTTGTACTGTGATGCCTGCAGGCAAGCAAAGAAGGGAATGTGAGGATATTCGTGGAAGAGAAGCAGTGGGGAGCAGGGATCCTATGCAGTATATCTATATGTACACCCAAAGAAGTTTCCAGGAAAACGTCCATGAACCTGGTGTGGTTGCCTGGGATAACACTTTTTATTGTGGGTCTTCGGGATCTCCTGTATTCGATTCTAAAGGGTCACTGATAGCCATGCACACTGCTGGCTTCATTTGTGAGTATGAAAGTGGCGTTTCCAGTATCATAGAGTTGGGATCTTCAATGAAACACATCCTTGATGATATTAAGCAAAAACATGAAAAATGGTACAATGAAATCTGTGTATTCAACGGGATGTAG